A single Bdellovibrio sp. ArHS DNA region contains:
- a CDS encoding class I SAM-dependent methyltransferase produces the protein MSETNFLNVTELAGDEVSKDQLFRFFQRYGWAAQYTGGKDVLEAACGTGPGLGYLSSQSKSLTAGDFSETVLSVAKNHYKDRIKLLPFDAQNSPFADASFDVVILFEAIYYLPDAAKFIDECRRILRPEGTLLLATANCSLFDFNPSPHSTKYYTVPELTALLNSKDFSVECFGGSPISRQGLKNKIFSALKKFAVTFNLIPGSMSGKKLLKRLVFGKLVTMPKELTSSELKYKPPVSISASKEDFEHQVLYFKATKKGKQ, from the coding sequence ATGTCTGAAACAAATTTTTTAAATGTTACCGAACTTGCCGGTGACGAGGTTTCAAAAGATCAACTCTTTCGTTTTTTTCAACGATATGGTTGGGCTGCCCAGTATACCGGAGGCAAAGACGTTCTGGAAGCCGCCTGCGGAACCGGCCCGGGTTTAGGCTATCTTTCCAGCCAAAGCAAATCACTGACCGCCGGAGATTTTTCTGAAACAGTCTTATCTGTCGCAAAAAATCACTATAAAGATCGCATTAAGTTGCTTCCTTTTGATGCGCAAAACAGCCCTTTTGCAGACGCCTCTTTCGACGTCGTTATCTTGTTTGAAGCTATCTATTATTTACCTGATGCCGCAAAGTTTATCGACGAGTGCCGCCGCATCTTACGACCTGAGGGAACTTTACTTCTGGCGACCGCCAACTGCAGTCTTTTCGATTTCAACCCCAGCCCTCACTCTACCAAATACTATACGGTTCCGGAGTTGACGGCGCTGCTAAACTCAAAGGATTTTTCCGTCGAGTGCTTCGGGGGCAGCCCCATTTCCAGACAAGGACTGAAAAACAAGATCTTCAGTGCCTTAAAAAAATTCGCGGTCACATTCAACCTTATCCCAGGCTCGATGAGCGGCAAAAAGCTTCTAAAAAGGCTCGTCTTCGGAAAGCTGGTCACTATGCCGAAAGAGCTGACCAGCTCTGAGTTAAAATACAAGCCGCCAGTATCCATTTCTGCATCTAAAGAAGATTTCGAACATCAAGTTTTATATTTCAAAGCTACAAAAAAAGGAAAACAATGA
- the metH gene encoding methionine synthase produces the protein MKKSVLLRELEQILQNKLLFLDGAMGTMIQLHKLTEADYRGERFQNHPKDLKGNNDLLVLTKPEVIYAIHKQYLESGADIIETNTFNGTSIAQADYELSHLAYELNVAAAKLAKQACLDFEKETGKRCYVAGAIGPTNRTASLSPDVNNPGYRAVTYDELKNAYKEQVLGLLDGGADILLPETTFDTLNLKAALFAISEVEEERGEKLPLMLSVTITDLSGRTLSGQTVEAFWNSVRHSKPLSVGINCALGAKEMHPYIRELARVSDCFVSCYPNAGLPNPLSPTGYDETPESLAYQLGLMAEEGIVNILGGCCGTTPAHIKTIADLLKDKKPHAKTTGKNEGMKLSGLEPYNLSWDQVRNFVMVGERTNVTGSPKFAKLIKEDKYEEAVNVARSQVENGANILDVNFDEGMIDGPKAMTRFLNLLAAEPDVAKVPVMVDSSKWEVLEAGLKCLQGKPIVNSISLKEGEAEFLRQARLLQRYGAAVVVMAFDEKGQAVSREDKVRICERAYKLLTEKLDFDPADIVFDPNILTVATGMEEHNNYAVDFIEAVSEIKKRCPGVYTSGGISNLSFSFRGNNKVREAMHAVFLYHAVKAGLDMGIVNAGMLEVYEQVEPQLRTLVEDVVLNKSPESSEKLLRIAEQFKEEKGAAKSQHAEDWRKLSLQERVTHALVNGIDTYIVEDTEEARKSLDRPLNVIEGPLMEGMKVVGELFGTGKMFLPQVVKSARVMKKAVAYLEPFMEEEKKSKSSLQSRGTFVIATVKGDVHDIGKNIVSVVLACNGYKVVDLGVMTPVQQIMKSIEEHQADMVGLSGLITPSLDEMIFNLGEFQRAGLKLPVLIGGATTSKIHTAVKLDPHYEGVVAHVADASLVVEVCNKLLSPNSKETYTQEVKQTNHRMREQYVTSLNEAEALSLPEARKKKFNCDWQNVDIAKPSKTGVFEIPVSVRDVVEYIDWGPFFWAWELKGTFPNILKSEKYGEEATKLFNDAQQMLNKIMQDDRVRPQARVGIFAAKSQEDEVFVYDESGATLEKLRFDRQTRKKVANNDTYYCLADFVAPVEVQRQDYIGTFVVTAGEEIEKIAREYEKVHDDYSSILVKAIGDRIAEALAEYTHKKVREIFGIQENLSNADLIAEKYRGIRPAPGYPACPDHSEKGKLWKLLQANENTCVRLTENFAMTPPSSVCGYYFMHPQAKYFAI, from the coding sequence ATGAAAAAGTCAGTTCTCCTCAGGGAATTAGAGCAGATACTTCAGAACAAGTTGTTGTTTTTAGATGGAGCAATGGGAACGATGATCCAGCTTCATAAACTCACTGAGGCTGACTATCGTGGTGAAAGATTTCAAAATCATCCCAAGGATCTGAAAGGTAACAACGATCTTTTAGTTTTAACAAAGCCCGAGGTTATCTACGCCATCCATAAGCAGTATTTGGAGTCAGGTGCGGATATCATCGAGACAAATACATTCAATGGAACGTCGATCGCTCAAGCTGATTACGAGCTTTCGCATTTGGCTTATGAACTTAACGTTGCTGCGGCAAAACTCGCAAAACAAGCCTGCCTTGATTTTGAAAAAGAAACCGGCAAACGATGTTATGTCGCCGGAGCCATTGGACCGACGAATAGGACTGCCTCGCTCAGTCCGGATGTTAACAATCCAGGATATCGCGCGGTTACTTATGACGAGCTGAAAAACGCGTACAAAGAGCAAGTATTAGGGCTTCTGGATGGTGGGGCAGATATCCTTCTGCCTGAAACAACTTTTGATACTCTGAACTTAAAAGCCGCTTTGTTTGCGATTTCTGAAGTCGAGGAAGAACGGGGAGAAAAGCTGCCTTTGATGTTATCTGTGACGATCACGGATCTTTCAGGGCGCACTCTTTCTGGACAAACTGTTGAGGCCTTCTGGAATTCAGTTCGCCACTCCAAACCTTTAAGTGTGGGTATCAACTGCGCGTTGGGTGCAAAAGAAATGCATCCCTATATTCGTGAACTGGCGCGCGTTTCCGATTGTTTTGTATCTTGTTATCCCAATGCGGGATTGCCTAATCCGCTGAGCCCCACAGGCTATGATGAAACCCCAGAATCTCTGGCCTATCAGTTAGGATTGATGGCCGAAGAGGGCATTGTAAATATCTTGGGCGGCTGTTGCGGAACGACGCCTGCGCATATCAAAACTATCGCTGATCTTTTGAAAGACAAAAAGCCTCATGCCAAAACTACTGGGAAAAACGAAGGCATGAAGTTAAGTGGTCTGGAACCTTACAATTTGTCATGGGATCAAGTGCGCAATTTTGTGATGGTGGGGGAAAGAACCAACGTCACCGGATCGCCGAAGTTTGCGAAACTTATCAAAGAAGATAAATATGAAGAAGCCGTGAATGTGGCTCGCAGTCAGGTTGAAAATGGTGCCAATATCCTGGATGTCAACTTCGACGAAGGAATGATCGATGGCCCGAAGGCCATGACTCGTTTCTTGAACCTCTTGGCGGCGGAACCTGATGTCGCAAAAGTGCCTGTGATGGTTGACTCTTCCAAATGGGAAGTGTTGGAAGCCGGTCTTAAATGTCTGCAAGGCAAGCCCATCGTAAACTCCATTTCTTTGAAAGAAGGCGAGGCTGAGTTTTTACGTCAGGCGCGACTTCTGCAAAGATATGGGGCTGCTGTTGTCGTCATGGCTTTTGATGAAAAAGGTCAGGCTGTATCACGTGAAGACAAAGTGCGTATTTGCGAAAGAGCTTACAAGCTTCTGACTGAAAAGTTGGATTTTGATCCAGCGGATATCGTATTCGATCCGAATATTCTGACCGTCGCGACCGGCATGGAAGAACACAACAATTACGCGGTGGACTTTATCGAGGCCGTTTCTGAAATTAAGAAAAGATGTCCGGGAGTCTACACTTCCGGAGGAATCTCAAATCTCAGTTTCAGTTTCCGGGGAAATAATAAAGTTCGCGAAGCGATGCACGCCGTCTTCTTATATCATGCCGTCAAAGCGGGTCTTGATATGGGGATCGTGAATGCGGGGATGCTTGAAGTCTATGAACAAGTCGAGCCGCAATTGCGCACCCTGGTCGAAGACGTCGTACTTAATAAGTCTCCGGAATCATCAGAAAAGCTTCTGCGTATCGCCGAGCAGTTCAAAGAGGAAAAAGGCGCGGCTAAATCTCAGCACGCGGAAGATTGGCGTAAGCTGTCGTTACAAGAACGGGTTACTCACGCCCTTGTGAATGGGATCGACACCTACATTGTTGAGGACACTGAAGAGGCCCGAAAGTCTTTGGATCGTCCCTTAAATGTCATCGAAGGTCCGTTGATGGAAGGCATGAAGGTTGTTGGCGAGCTTTTTGGCACGGGAAAAATGTTCCTGCCTCAAGTAGTAAAAAGCGCGCGGGTTATGAAGAAGGCGGTGGCCTATCTTGAACCTTTTATGGAAGAGGAAAAGAAATCCAAGTCGAGTCTGCAAAGTCGTGGCACCTTTGTGATCGCAACGGTGAAGGGGGACGTTCATGATATCGGTAAAAACATCGTTTCTGTCGTCTTGGCTTGTAACGGCTATAAAGTGGTCGATTTGGGGGTGATGACTCCCGTTCAGCAGATTATGAAGTCCATTGAAGAGCATCAAGCCGACATGGTCGGTTTGAGTGGTCTGATCACGCCCTCTTTGGATGAAATGATTTTTAACTTGGGCGAGTTTCAGCGTGCGGGCTTGAAGTTGCCGGTGCTGATTGGTGGCGCGACCACCAGTAAGATTCACACGGCGGTCAAACTTGACCCTCATTACGAAGGTGTCGTCGCGCACGTGGCGGATGCTTCTTTGGTTGTAGAGGTTTGTAATAAGCTTTTAAGCCCCAACAGCAAAGAGACCTACACCCAAGAAGTGAAACAAACAAATCACCGAATGAGAGAACAATATGTGACCTCACTCAATGAGGCGGAAGCCTTGAGTTTACCAGAGGCTCGCAAGAAGAAGTTCAATTGTGATTGGCAGAACGTTGATATTGCGAAGCCTTCTAAGACGGGTGTTTTCGAGATCCCTGTTTCGGTTCGGGATGTTGTGGAATATATCGATTGGGGACCCTTTTTCTGGGCGTGGGAGCTTAAAGGCACCTTCCCTAATATTCTTAAATCTGAAAAGTACGGTGAAGAGGCGACCAAGCTCTTTAACGATGCTCAACAAATGCTGAATAAAATCATGCAAGACGATCGCGTACGTCCGCAGGCGCGCGTGGGCATTTTTGCCGCGAAATCTCAAGAAGATGAGGTTTTTGTATATGATGAATCCGGGGCGACGCTAGAAAAACTTCGTTTTGACCGACAGACACGTAAAAAAGTAGCGAACAATGATACCTACTATTGTTTGGCCGACTTTGTGGCGCCAGTTGAAGTGCAAAGACAAGACTACATTGGCACTTTCGTAGTGACAGCCGGTGAAGAAATCGAAAAGATCGCGCGCGAATACGAAAAAGTCCATGACGACTATTCATCGATTTTGGTGAAAGCCATCGGAGATCGTATCGCCGAAGCTTTGGCCGAGTACACGCATAAGAAAGTGCGCGAAATATTCGGCATTCAAGAAAATCTTTCGAATGCGGATCTGATTGCGGAAAAATATCGCGGCATTCGCCCGGCGCCGGGTTATCCTGCGTGTCCGGATCACAGCGAAAAAGGCAAATTGTGGAAGCTTCTGCAGGCCAATGAAAACACCTGTGTGCGCTTGACGGAAAATTTTGCTATGACACCGCCTTCAAGTGTGTGCGGATATTACTTCATGCACCCACAGGCGAAGTACTTTGCTATCTAG
- a CDS encoding DegT/DnrJ/EryC1/StrS family aminotransferase: protein MPIINDVLARGAYIMQKDLFEFEENLAKYLGVKHCIGVADGTIALMMGLRAAKVTEGDEVIVPSHTFVATAAAAHHVGAKVVLADCGRDHLIDPESILKKITKKTKAIMPVQLNGRTANMDMICKIADDHGLKIVEDSAQALGSKFKGKFAGTFGVSGSCSFYPSKTLGCFGDGGAVFTDNDEVADYIRLLRDHGRSPTTGNVIEWGYNSRLDNVQAAVLNYKLKTYDQAITKRRALASIYTERLSDIPELLLPPGPNSDPNHFDIFQNYEVEAEQRDALRKHLDDNGVKTIIQWGGKTLHQFKDLKLNDDVPRTEEMTKKFFLLPMNTSLENSDVEYICDVITKFYKKN from the coding sequence ATGCCAATAATTAATGATGTCCTCGCTCGTGGCGCGTACATCATGCAAAAAGATCTCTTTGAGTTCGAAGAGAATCTGGCAAAGTATCTCGGGGTTAAACACTGTATCGGCGTTGCCGACGGCACTATCGCCCTGATGATGGGACTTCGTGCCGCGAAAGTCACCGAGGGTGACGAAGTCATCGTCCCTTCGCACACATTTGTCGCCACCGCCGCAGCCGCGCACCACGTCGGGGCAAAGGTTGTCTTAGCGGACTGCGGAAGAGATCATCTTATTGATCCAGAATCCATTCTGAAAAAAATTACCAAAAAAACCAAGGCCATCATGCCCGTTCAGCTTAATGGCAGAACTGCCAACATGGACATGATCTGCAAAATCGCTGACGATCACGGGCTCAAGATCGTTGAAGACTCGGCCCAAGCCTTGGGTTCTAAATTTAAAGGCAAATTTGCAGGAACTTTCGGCGTATCCGGTTCTTGCAGCTTCTACCCTTCAAAGACTCTAGGCTGTTTTGGTGATGGCGGAGCTGTTTTCACGGACAATGACGAAGTTGCTGATTATATCCGCCTTCTTCGTGACCACGGCCGCAGCCCTACCACAGGCAATGTTATCGAGTGGGGCTACAACTCTAGATTAGACAACGTTCAAGCCGCTGTTTTGAATTACAAGCTAAAGACTTACGACCAAGCCATCACCAAACGAAGAGCTTTGGCCTCTATATATACAGAGAGACTGAGTGACATCCCTGAGTTGTTGTTACCTCCTGGACCAAACTCAGACCCAAATCATTTCGACATTTTCCAAAACTATGAAGTTGAAGCCGAACAAAGAGATGCTTTGCGCAAGCATCTTGACGACAACGGTGTCAAAACCATCATTCAATGGGGCGGAAAAACTTTGCATCAATTTAAAGATCTAAAGTTGAACGACGACGTTCCAAGAACTGAAGAAATGACGAAAAAGTTCTTCTTATTACCAATGAATACATCACTTGAGAATTCCGACGTTGAATATATCTGTGATGTGATTACAAAATTTTACAAAAAGAACTAA
- a CDS encoding NAD(P)-dependent oxidoreductase, with protein sequence MRVFVTGATGGIGRFVVQELLNRNCEVACLVRTPDKLNPQAYAIQGDLSEIAKIEDAFANFRPDTIVHLGWIGVDQKEKGSDSQIVNLQVAVDLLNLARKYSVKSFIGMGSESEYGVHNKKIDENTSTLPQTKYAIAKLATGLVCEKICKEQGIKFAWLRLFSSYGPGDRQGSLMSLLIQTLLKKEPMNLSECKQIWDYVHARDIGRLIATMTAELKESGFYNLGGGQAQPLKNVVLKIAEIIGTNIEDLHFGAVPYSANQNMHLEADISKLKRVYGWEPQTPLDVGLVETVEYHKTRAR encoded by the coding sequence ATGAGGGTTTTTGTAACAGGTGCTACCGGAGGCATAGGCCGATTTGTTGTTCAAGAGCTCTTGAACCGAAATTGCGAAGTTGCCTGTCTTGTTCGAACCCCTGATAAATTAAATCCTCAAGCCTATGCGATTCAGGGTGATTTGAGTGAGATAGCAAAAATAGAAGACGCTTTTGCCAATTTCAGACCTGATACCATCGTTCACTTAGGCTGGATCGGCGTCGACCAGAAGGAAAAAGGCAGTGACTCGCAAATAGTAAATCTGCAGGTGGCGGTCGACCTGTTAAATTTGGCGCGAAAATACTCAGTTAAAAGTTTTATCGGCATGGGGTCTGAGTCCGAGTACGGCGTTCATAACAAAAAAATCGATGAAAACACCAGCACTCTTCCGCAAACGAAATATGCGATCGCGAAGCTGGCGACGGGATTGGTTTGCGAAAAAATCTGCAAAGAGCAAGGGATCAAGTTCGCTTGGCTCAGACTTTTTTCTTCCTATGGCCCCGGAGATCGTCAAGGCTCCCTTATGTCCCTGCTAATCCAAACCTTGCTTAAGAAAGAACCGATGAATCTTTCAGAGTGCAAACAGATTTGGGACTATGTACATGCCAGGGATATTGGGCGTCTTATTGCGACTATGACAGCCGAACTCAAAGAATCAGGATTTTACAATCTGGGGGGAGGGCAAGCCCAACCTCTAAAGAACGTTGTTTTGAAAATTGCAGAAATTATCGGGACAAATATTGAGGACCTGCATTTTGGAGCTGTCCCCTATTCTGCGAATCAGAATATGCATCTTGAGGCTGACATTTCAAAGCTTAAAAGAGTTTACGGCTGGGAGCCGCAAACTCCTTTAGATGTGGGGTTAGTCGAGACTGTGGAATATCACAAAACACGAGCTAGATAG
- a CDS encoding methylenetetrahydrofolate reductase: MKVIEHIEKAQAPLFSYEIVPPPRGRSIKDIIEVVEALAPLNPPWIDVTSHSSTSYFQERIDGTIQKKTLKKRPGTLGICGVIQNRFKIDTVAHILCLGFTREETEDALIELSFLGIENVLALRGDTPNFQKQIRVDRTVNSYASGLVSQIKDLRDGKFLDDLDRADSLDFCVGVAGYPEKHFEAACLKNDIQNLKKKVEAGADYIVTQMFFDNQKYFDFVTQCREAGITVPIIPGLKVLKSANQLKTIPKNFYIDLPEELVDGLLESPQHAAEIGMNWCRKQVEGLLNFGVPAVHFYVLNDVHSIVKVVKGFK, encoded by the coding sequence ATGAAAGTAATTGAACACATCGAAAAGGCGCAAGCCCCACTTTTTAGCTATGAAATCGTTCCGCCACCGCGTGGAAGAAGTATCAAGGACATTATTGAAGTCGTGGAAGCTTTAGCACCGCTGAATCCGCCATGGATTGATGTGACTTCTCATAGTTCAACCTCTTACTTTCAGGAACGCATCGACGGGACCATTCAAAAAAAGACCTTGAAAAAACGTCCCGGGACTTTAGGAATCTGCGGCGTTATTCAGAACCGTTTTAAGATCGATACGGTCGCCCATATCCTTTGTTTGGGTTTCACTAGAGAAGAGACTGAAGACGCCTTGATCGAATTAAGCTTTCTGGGTATCGAGAATGTCCTGGCTCTGCGTGGCGACACGCCTAATTTTCAAAAGCAGATCCGCGTTGATCGCACGGTGAATAGTTATGCCTCAGGCTTGGTTTCGCAGATTAAAGATCTGCGAGACGGTAAGTTTCTTGATGATTTGGATCGTGCTGACTCCTTAGACTTTTGTGTCGGGGTGGCGGGGTATCCAGAGAAACATTTTGAAGCGGCTTGTTTGAAGAACGACATTCAAAACCTGAAAAAAAAGGTTGAGGCGGGCGCTGACTACATCGTCACGCAGATGTTTTTTGATAATCAAAAGTATTTTGATTTCGTCACGCAATGCCGGGAAGCTGGCATCACTGTGCCTATTATTCCAGGCCTGAAAGTGTTGAAGTCGGCAAATCAGCTTAAAACCATCCCCAAGAATTTCTATATCGATTTGCCAGAAGAATTAGTCGATGGCTTATTGGAAAGCCCGCAACATGCAGCCGAAATCGGCATGAACTGGTGTCGCAAGCAAGTTGAAGGTCTTTTGAATTTCGGTGTTCCGGCGGTGCACTTTTATGTGCTCAATGACGTCCATTCCATAGTGAAGGTCGTTAAGGGATTTAAATAG
- a CDS encoding nucleoside-diphosphate sugar epimerase/dehydratase: MMFTDVILLPFVLWLAIALRFGTVSPRIGEYLWLFLVLPIIAIPIFTRLGLYRSIVRYTSAKFFWTVFYGVSVLSILLLALVALVRLDQVPRSSLVIFWILAIGCIAVTRALARVVILSAEQVGVARKKVAIYGAGKAGTQIAFALVNSKEFNPVAFFDDDPDLQGHYLAGLKVFGPDEFEAVLVKKNIDEIVLAIPSAARSRRREIIEGLRPYGAVLKTVPGVAELVNGSVTVSDLREVGIEDLLGRDAVPPDESLLRKCLFEKTVLITGAGGSIGSELCRQIAKHAPSLLILLDNSEFALYSIEREMRIHFPQLRVKPVLADVCDEKALRRVFLEAQIDTVYHAAAYKHVPLVEENPGVGIVNNAIGTLRVSSLSQEFGVSHFVLISTDKAVRPTNVMGASKRLSELILQAYAETSTRTIFSMVRFGNVLGSSGSVVPLFKEQIRKGGPVTVTHPDVIRYFMTIPEAAQLVIQAGAMAQGGEVFVLDMGEPVRIVELARRMVELSGLTVKDSSCPKGDVEIVYSGLRPGEKLYEELLIGADAEKTSHPRILRAKEYSLPKETILEALGRLEIVCAQGDAGLIKDSLSRVVHEYVPHQMKNP; this comes from the coding sequence ATGATGTTTACAGACGTCATCCTCTTGCCATTCGTGCTGTGGCTGGCGATTGCTCTTCGTTTCGGAACCGTAAGCCCCCGTATCGGAGAATACCTTTGGCTATTCTTGGTTTTGCCAATTATTGCCATTCCTATCTTTACGCGGTTGGGCCTGTATCGCTCGATAGTGCGATATACAAGTGCGAAATTTTTCTGGACAGTTTTCTACGGCGTTTCAGTGCTTTCCATTTTGTTGTTAGCCTTGGTGGCCCTGGTCAGATTGGATCAGGTGCCGCGCTCAAGTCTTGTTATATTTTGGATTCTGGCCATCGGCTGTATCGCCGTCACGCGAGCATTAGCTCGGGTTGTTATCCTCAGTGCCGAGCAGGTGGGTGTTGCACGAAAAAAGGTGGCTATCTATGGTGCCGGCAAAGCGGGCACTCAAATAGCTTTTGCCCTCGTGAACTCCAAGGAGTTCAATCCGGTCGCTTTCTTTGATGATGATCCGGATTTGCAGGGGCACTATTTGGCCGGACTTAAAGTGTTCGGACCTGATGAATTTGAGGCGGTTCTGGTCAAAAAGAATATTGATGAGATTGTTTTGGCTATTCCATCGGCGGCCCGCAGTCGTCGCAGAGAAATCATCGAGGGCTTGCGACCCTATGGTGCGGTCTTAAAAACAGTGCCCGGGGTTGCGGAACTTGTGAACGGTTCCGTCACAGTGAGTGACCTGCGTGAAGTCGGTATTGAGGACTTGTTGGGGCGCGATGCCGTGCCGCCTGACGAAAGTCTTTTACGAAAGTGCTTGTTTGAAAAGACGGTGCTGATCACGGGGGCTGGTGGCTCTATCGGCTCTGAGTTGTGCCGACAAATAGCGAAGCACGCTCCTTCCTTACTAATCCTTTTGGATAATTCTGAATTCGCTCTTTACAGTATAGAGCGGGAAATGCGCATACACTTTCCTCAGCTTCGGGTGAAACCGGTTCTTGCCGATGTATGTGATGAAAAAGCCCTGCGCCGAGTTTTTTTGGAAGCGCAGATCGACACTGTTTACCATGCAGCTGCCTACAAGCATGTGCCTTTGGTTGAAGAAAATCCCGGTGTGGGTATTGTTAATAATGCGATTGGAACTTTACGAGTCTCCTCTTTATCTCAAGAATTCGGAGTATCTCACTTTGTCCTGATTTCCACCGATAAAGCCGTTAGACCCACGAATGTCATGGGTGCTTCAAAGCGCCTTTCTGAGTTGATTCTTCAAGCCTATGCCGAAACATCCACGCGGACGATCTTTTCCATGGTCCGTTTTGGAAACGTCCTGGGTTCTTCCGGTTCTGTTGTGCCTCTTTTTAAAGAGCAGATCAGAAAAGGCGGGCCCGTAACGGTGACTCATCCGGATGTTATCCGCTATTTTATGACCATCCCTGAAGCCGCCCAACTTGTGATTCAAGCAGGGGCGATGGCACAAGGGGGTGAAGTATTTGTTCTAGATATGGGCGAGCCCGTAAGAATTGTGGAGCTGGCCCGACGAATGGTCGAGCTGAGCGGATTGACGGTTAAAGATTCGTCCTGCCCTAAGGGAGATGTTGAAATCGTTTACAGTGGTTTGCGTCCCGGGGAAAAGCTCTATGAAGAGTTGTTAATTGGTGCGGATGCTGAGAAAACCTCCCATCCTCGCATTCTCAGAGCGAAAGAATACTCCTTACCGAAAGAGACTATTCTGGAGGCATTGGGTCGTCTTGAGATCGTCTGCGCGCAAGGTGACGCTGGGTTGATTAAAGACTCGTTATCACGTGTGGTTCACGAATATGTTCCGCACCAAATGAAAAACCCCTAG
- a CDS encoding nucleotide sugar dehydrogenase → MKNLVSKIKSKNSVIGIVGLGYVGLPLALRFSEEGFPVVGFDIDEAKIKKIRAGESYIEHIHASDVRAATARNFTVTTDFSEASKVDAIILCVPTPLNKYREPDLSFVLNTTESLVPYLRQGQIVSLESTTYPGTTDEELKPRIESRGFKVGEDIFLVFSPEREDPGNPKFSTKTIPKVVGGYSQACLEVGMALYGGVIDKVVPVSSTRAAEMTKLLENIHRAVNIGLVNEMKIVADKMGLDIHEIIDAAATKPFGFVAYRPGPGIGGHCIPIDPFYLTWKAREYGLHTRFIELAGEVNTAMPKYVMKKIAVALNEREKSVKGSKVLVLGISYKKNIDDMRESPSVFLMEKLRDDGAKLDYSDPHVPVFPKMREHRFDLKSVALTPEVIQGYDCVVLTTDHDRFDYDMILKNSKLLVDTRGKYRQPAPNLVKA, encoded by the coding sequence ATGAAAAATTTAGTTTCGAAGATTAAGTCAAAGAATTCTGTTATTGGAATTGTTGGTTTGGGTTATGTCGGATTGCCGTTGGCGTTGCGCTTTTCTGAAGAGGGCTTTCCTGTAGTTGGATTTGATATTGATGAAGCGAAGATTAAAAAAATTCGCGCTGGTGAAAGTTATATTGAGCACATTCATGCATCGGATGTAAGGGCCGCGACGGCGCGTAACTTTACGGTCACCACGGATTTTTCCGAAGCTTCTAAAGTGGACGCCATTATTCTTTGCGTGCCGACGCCTCTTAATAAATATCGTGAACCTGACTTGAGCTTCGTTTTAAATACCACGGAAAGTCTTGTTCCTTATTTACGTCAGGGACAAATTGTTTCACTGGAAAGTACAACATATCCTGGGACCACCGATGAAGAATTGAAACCACGCATCGAGTCTAGAGGATTCAAAGTTGGGGAAGACATATTTTTGGTCTTCTCTCCAGAGCGTGAAGATCCGGGCAATCCCAAGTTTTCGACTAAAACTATTCCCAAGGTGGTCGGTGGGTACTCGCAAGCCTGCCTAGAAGTCGGAATGGCTCTTTATGGCGGCGTTATTGATAAGGTGGTTCCTGTCAGCTCAACCCGAGCTGCGGAAATGACCAAGCTCTTGGAAAACATCCATCGCGCGGTGAACATCGGGCTTGTGAACGAAATGAAAATTGTCGCAGACAAGATGGGTCTTGATATTCACGAGATCATTGATGCCGCGGCGACGAAGCCGTTTGGATTTGTGGCTTATCGTCCTGGACCGGGAATCGGTGGGCACTGTATTCCTATCGATCCTTTCTACTTAACTTGGAAGGCCCGCGAATACGGTCTGCACACAAGATTCATTGAGTTGGCGGGTGAGGTTAATACTGCCATGCCAAAGTATGTGATGAAGAAAATTGCGGTCGCTTTGAATGAGCGCGAGAAATCCGTGAAGGGCTCGAAGGTCCTTGTACTGGGGATCTCTTATAAAAAGAATATCGACGACATGCGCGAGTCGCCGTCGGTATTCCTAATGGAAAAACTCAGAGATGACGGCGCGAAATTAGACTATTCAGATCCGCATGTTCCGGTTTTCCCGAAAATGCGTGAACATCGCTTTGATCTTAAATCAGTGGCACTGACCCCTGAAGTGATTCAGGGCTACGATTGTGTTGTTTTGACGACAGATCACGATAGGTTTGACTACGACATGATTTTGAAAAATTCAAAACTGCTTGTGGATACTCGGGGTAAGTACCGTCAACCGGCGCCAAATCTGGTAAAAGCCTAA